The DNA sequence TCCTGCAGGTAGGCATCGCGGTTTTGCTCATAGTAGTCGCGGTTATCCGGGTCTACTGCTATCAGACCGCTGGCGATATTCTGCACCATGACCTGGGCGTTGCGCGGTGACATCCAGATGTGCGGGTCCATGGCTCCGTGCTCATGCTCCTCATCTTCGTGTTCGGCCGCCGTTTCCTGGAGCTGGATGCCTTGCGAGCAGTCGACCACGAGCATGTCTCGATTTGCGGCGCTAAGCTTGTCCATCCAGCTCAGCTCGAATTCCACTCCTGAGCCCACCTCGGCATACATCCTGGCCCGGGCCAGCTTCTCCATCTGCCCCGGCGTCGGTTCGTAGGTATGAGGACTTGCTCCCGGCGGCACCATAACGGTAACGTCGACCCTCTCCCCGCCGATGCTCTCCACGAATTCAGCCTGGGGCAGTACGGTGACCACTACTCCCAGTTCCGTTGCCGGTTCCGCATGCTCAGCGCAGGAAACAGCCGCTGCCGGCAACGATGCTGTAAACAGCGCTGCCAGGATCAGGGGAAACGCCTTCCGGCGAGTTCCCTGCATCTTACCTTCATTCTGTAATCGATGATGGTTTTCGGTTGTTGGCAAAATAAGACCCCGATTGGCTTTGTTATGGAAACTCTAGGTGCCGGCCGTCTGCTGACAGTCGGGGCAGATGCCGGTGAATTCGAGGAGATGTTCTTCGATCTTGAACCCGGTTCCTTCCGACAGCTTTCGCTCGATGTCGGCCAGGTCGCAGTTGCTGAAGTCGACGACCCTGTTGCACCCGGAGCATACCAGGTGATGGTGATGCTCCAGGGGTCTCCGGACCAGATAGCTGCGGCCGCTGCCTGCGGTATGAACTTCGCAGATCAGCCCCAGATCGGAAAGAATATTGATGGTGCGGTAGATGGTGGTCAGGCCGATATTTTGATGCTCGTCTCTTACGCTTTGGTATATTGCTTCCGGAGTAAGATGGTTGTCGCTCCCCATGATTATCTTTAGCACCGCCCGCCGCTGCGGGGTCAGTTTATATCCGCGCTGCCTCATTATGCTGGAGATTTTTCTTTCCGATAATCTCATGACTATAAATGAAAACTCTTTTCGTTTGTAACTATGGACGTATAGTACCATGGCCTCGGCACTGTGTCAAATAAAGACATCATCGGATCCCTGAAGCTGGGAAGTCGAAAGGGGAAGTTTGAGGGATTAAATAACAGTTTCGATGTATTGCATGGTATGGTTGTTGTCTTCTTTTGGTACTCAGCGGCATTGACATGCTGCTGTGAATATGAGATGCTTATAGTTGCTCCAAGTGGTCGAGCAATTGTGATCCTTCAGAAAAGAAGTAACTGGGTACCGCAGGGTAAACGGAAGTAACTGATCCGGAGGATTGCAGAAGCGAAATCACTTGGGGCGTTTCTTTTTTTCTTTCCCTGCCCCATCATTCTGCCGGGTCTGTTTGCCTAAATCTACTATACCTACGAAGGGTAGGTTCCGGTACTCTTCCTGGTAGTCCAGCCCGTAGCCGACGATAAACTCGTCGGGTATTTGGAAACCCACGTAGTCCAGGTGTATGTTGGCGATCCTGCGTGCCGGTCTGTCGAACAGCGTGCATACCTTGATGCTGTCGGGGCCTTTGGCGTGCAGATGGTTCAACAGGTAGCTCAGCGTCATTCCGGTATCGATGATGTCTTCTATGATCAGGACATGTCTGCCGGTAATATTCAGGTCCAGGTCCCTGGTTATCTTAATGACGTATTCATCCCCGCCGTAGTGCGATATCGCCATGAAGTCTATATCGAGGGGGACTGTTATCTGCCTCATCAGGTCGGCCATGAAACAGAGGAAGCCGCGTTGAATGCCGACCATAACCGGGCGGCTTTCCTTATAGTCTGCTGATATCTGCCTGGCCAGGTCTGCCACTCTCTCCTGGATTTGTGGGGCCGAGTACAGTATGCTGCCGATCCCGCGGGCTCTGGTTTGTGCCAGCGGGCCGTGTCCGTATTTGGCTAGCAGACGGTCGAAGTCTTTCTTGTACAACAGGGTAATGTTGATATCGGGATAGAGCTGCCTCAGGCGCCTTAGCTTGCGGTTCTTCTTCGTTACCAGTCTCTGCCGCATTGTGGTCAGCTCGACATAAAGATCAAGCCTGGGTAGATAGAAGTCCGGGGTGAACATCTCTACCACCGTCTCTTCCTTCCTTGTCAGAGCAAACGACCGGGGTTCGTACACCCAGTCGATGTTGTAGAAATCCAGGATGTCGGCGAACTCCTTCTCGCTGGGATGGGCGAAGTTGACCATGGTGCTTTGCTGCAGGCACACCTTGATATCTTCCGGGCCGCCCTTCGCTTTCTGTCCCTTCTCCGGCCGGTTCAGCGATTCCGTGTACAGAGCTATGCCGCTTAGCCCGGCCATGGTCTGCAGGAACTTGATGTCCTGGTTGCTGAATTCGTACTGTTTTTTAGCATAAACCCTGAGACTGCCCAGGGTGAGCTCCCCCCTTTTTATCGGCACACCTATTACCGACTTAATACCCGCTTCGACGGCCTCGCGGGGATATTGAATGTGCTTGTCCTGGCTGGAGTCGAGGATAACTACCGGTTCCCTGGCGTATACTTCGCCGAGACTGGCGTCGGAGCTGAGCAGGCCCTTGTGCAGATAAGCATGGGGTAAGCCCCAGGTAGCCCGATGGACCAGCCTCTTGTTCTCGGGGTCGAAGGTAAGCACGGATACGCCCGCCTTCATGGCCACGGCAATGCTTCTCACGATTTTTTTGAGTACTTCCCTAGGCAGCAACTCGGTATTTACCGCCGCAACTGCTCTGCAGGCTGCTTTGTAGTAGGCTTTTTCCTTGCTTATCGCCAAGCCGGTTCCCTTTCCCCCCGTTCCCCGGGTATTTCCAGGAATTCCATTCCTTTCCCCCGAATCTTATTGACCTTATTATACAATAGAAATGCCGGAATGAAAGCAGTCTGATTACGTAAAATTGCCGGGGTGTCGGCAAGATGGGGTAAGTTGAATACGCGCCTAGAGGGATTCGAACCCACGACCCTTGGTTCCGAAGACCAATGCTCTATCCACTGAGCTATAGGCGCTTGAAGCTAAATTGTAGTCGATTCCCGGGGTTATGTCTACTTTTGGTTATTCTTTTCCGGCAAATCTTCCTGATGGTCATTATACTTTCCGGTAAAGGCCCGGTCAAAGCGAGAGGCAGCCGTCTCTTGAAGAGCTCGATAAGCAAGTTCGAAAACCAGGCGAGGCTCACTAGAAGCGTAAATTACAGCCGGGCATTTTGGAGCCGGATAATCTATGAAGTCACAACTTGACGGAATGCGGGGTCACAAAACGATGAAAAGTTCAATTCACCGGGTGCAATGCTTTGAGTAGGTGTCACCTTGCACTTAATACCTGCAATCGTGTACGAAGTCGATCTGCTTTGCGTCGGTAAGATAGTCGAACCTCTCAGGATGGCATGTGAGAATAAAGAGCTGTAGCTGGCCAAATTGCCGTTGACCTTCCTGATATGCTGGTTTACCCTTCGCCGCAGACTTCAAGATGTCAAGCATACCGCGGTGTTTGATAGGATCGGAATGAGCCAAGATGTCGTCAAGTATTGCTACTTCGGCTTCATCCTTGGCTAAGATGCCGCCAAGCGCCAATCGGACTAATAGCGATAATTGCTCCTCAGTACCAAAAGACTCCTC is a window from the Dehalococcoidales bacterium genome containing:
- the hpt gene encoding hypoxanthine phosphoribosyltransferase, encoding MAISKEKAYYKAACRAVAAVNTELLPREVLKKIVRSIAVAMKAGVSVLTFDPENKRLVHRATWGLPHAYLHKGLLSSDASLGEVYAREPVVILDSSQDKHIQYPREAVEAGIKSVIGVPIKRGELTLGSLRVYAKKQYEFSNQDIKFLQTMAGLSGIALYTESLNRPEKGQKAKGGPEDIKVCLQQSTMVNFAHPSEKEFADILDFYNIDWVYEPRSFALTRKEETVVEMFTPDFYLPRLDLYVELTTMRQRLVTKKNRKLRRLRQLYPDINITLLYKKDFDRLLAKYGHGPLAQTRARGIGSILYSAPQIQERVADLARQISADYKESRPVMVGIQRGFLCFMADLMRQITVPLDIDFMAISHYGGDEYVIKITRDLDLNITGRHVLIIEDIIDTGMTLSYLLNHLHAKGPDSIKVCTLFDRPARRIANIHLDYVGFQIPDEFIVGYGLDYQEEYRNLPFVGIVDLGKQTRQNDGAGKEKKKRPK
- a CDS encoding zinc ABC transporter substrate-binding protein yields the protein MPTTENHHRLQNEGKMQGTRRKAFPLILAALFTASLPAAAVSCAEHAEPATELGVVVTVLPQAEFVESIGGERVDVTVMVPPGASPHTYEPTPGQMEKLARARMYAEVGSGVEFELSWMDKLSAANRDMLVVDCSQGIQLQETAAEHEDEEHEHGAMDPHIWMSPRNAQVMVQNIASGLIAVDPDNRDYYEQNRDAYLQELIQLDQDIAEGLSGVENRVFMVYHPSFGYFARDYDLTMLPIEDEGKEPTPAGLAHLIEQAREFDVKVVFASPQFNPNGAKVIANAIDGRVVLIDPLARDYVTNLRILLGELVQAME
- a CDS encoding Fur family transcriptional regulator, whose protein sequence is MRLSERKISSIMRQRGYKLTPQRRAVLKIIMGSDNHLTPEAIYQSVRDEHQNIGLTTIYRTINILSDLGLICEVHTAGSGRSYLVRRPLEHHHHLVCSGCNRVVDFSNCDLADIERKLSEGTGFKIEEHLLEFTGICPDCQQTAGT